The Candidatus Eisenbacteria bacterium genome window below encodes:
- a CDS encoding sigma-70 family RNA polymerase sigma factor: MVEERAVRDESDEALVQRAQRDDERAFGELVHRYESKVYSLALKMLRNPEDAEDVLQDTFLRAYRGIKSFQGNSTFSTWIYRITANSALMRLRKRQLPTVSIDDADEREVPINIADWAPGPVEQMLSQETQTAMAEAIESLPVEFRQVFVLRDLEELSNAEVAEILDLSVAAVKSRLHRARLKIRNRLATHFAEQPKPRRAMGAQP, encoded by the coding sequence ATGGTCGAGGAACGAGCGGTCAGGGACGAGTCGGACGAGGCACTGGTCCAGAGGGCGCAGCGGGACGACGAGCGCGCCTTCGGGGAGCTGGTGCACCGGTACGAGTCGAAGGTCTACAGCCTGGCCCTGAAGATGCTGCGCAACCCCGAGGACGCGGAAGACGTGCTTCAGGATACCTTCCTACGCGCCTATCGCGGCATCAAGTCGTTCCAGGGAAACTCGACCTTCTCCACCTGGATCTACCGGATCACGGCGAACTCCGCATTGATGCGACTCCGCAAGCGACAGCTCCCCACGGTCTCGATCGACGACGCCGACGAGCGCGAAGTTCCGATCAACATCGCGGACTGGGCTCCCGGGCCCGTGGAGCAGATGCTGAGCCAGGAGACGCAGACCGCGATGGCCGAGGCCATCGAATCCCTCCCCGTCGAGTTCCGCCAGGTGTTCGTCCTGCGCGATCTCGAGGAGCTTTCCAACGCCGAAGTGGCCGAGATTCTCGACCTCTCGGTCGCGGCCGTGAAATCCCGGCTGCACCGGGCGCGTCTCAAGATACGTAACCGGCTCGCGACGCACTTCGCGGAGCAGCCGAAACCGCGGCGCGCGATGGGAGCCCAACCATGA